One stretch of Gopherus flavomarginatus isolate rGopFla2 chromosome 2, rGopFla2.mat.asm, whole genome shotgun sequence DNA includes these proteins:
- the TFPI2 gene encoding tissue factor pathway inhibitor 2, with protein sequence MDSSARLGSLLLLLLGQVLGAPQAPAAPNQEVCLLSPEEGPCRALIPRWHYDRYTQTCQEFTYGGCEGNANNFRSLESCEKSCWMIRKVPKICRLEADPGPCRGYLKRYFFNMSSMKCEKFIYGGCYGNDNNFQDEDSCVDYCLSEKTGPSLCYSPKDEGLCSSSVTRYYYNSKSQSCEEFSYTGCGGNANNFVNKKDCRSICKKAGSKKPSFNKSRNKLPKTLRKLQEKI encoded by the exons ATGGACTCGTCTGCCCGCCTgggctcgctgctgctgctgctgctggggcaggttctgggcgCTCCCCAGGCGCCAGCAG CCCCAAACCAAGAGGTCTGCCTGCTGTCCCCAGAGGAAGGCCCCTGCCGAGCTCTCATCCCGAGGTGGCACTACGACAGGTACACTCAGACTTGCCAGGAGTTCACTTACGGGGGCTGCGAGGGCAATGCCAACAACTTCCGAAGCTTGGAAAGCTGTGAGAAGAGCTGCTGGATGATCCGGA AAGTGCCCAAAATATGCAGGCTGGAGGCTGATCCAGGACCATGTAGAGGTTACCTAAAAAGATATTTCTTCAACATGAGTTCAATGAAGTGTGAAAAATTTATCTATGGTGGATGCTATGGAAATGATAACAACTTTCAAGATGAAGATTCTTGTGTGGACTACTGTTTGTCTGAGAAAA ctgGCCCCTCATTATGCTATAGCCCAAAAGATGAAGGATTGTGTTCATCTTCTGTGACCCGCTATTACTACAACTCAAAGAGTCAATCATGTGAAGAGTTCAGCTATACAGGTTGCGGTGGAAATGCCAATAACTTTGTTAACAAAAAAGATTGTCGTAGTATCTGCAAGAAAG CTGGGAGTAAGAAACCAAGTTTCAACAAGTCAAGAAATAAACTTCCCAAGACTTTGAGAAAACTACAGGAAAAAATCTAA
- the LOC127044608 gene encoding guanine nucleotide-binding protein G(I)/G(S)/G(O) subunit gamma-11 translates to MPAINIEDLSEKDKLKMEVEQLRKEVKLERQPVSKCSEDIKNYIEERSGEDPLVKGIPEDRNPFKEKGGCVIA, encoded by the exons ATGCCGGCGATCAATATAGAGGATCTGAGCGAAAAGGATAAACTGAAAATGGAAGTAGAGCAGCTCCGGAAAGAAGTGAAGTTGGAAAGACAACCG GTGTCCAAATGTTCTGAAGATATAAAGAACTACATTGAAGAAAGATCTGGAGAGGATCCTTTGGTCAAGGGTATTCCTGAAGACAGGAATCCCTTTAAAGAGAAAGGAGGCTGTGTCATTGCATGA